From Chryseobacterium shandongense, the proteins below share one genomic window:
- a CDS encoding YidH family protein, which yields MNKDKPNHTSEHLANERTFLAWMRTSIALMGFGFILVKFSLFLKQIPLVAEAKNTVHAQNGHSSLVGIVIVIVGAIVLLFSYINYYNNKKRINNNTFYENNIFLLIVTTVLFLLSIFLIHYLLNNI from the coding sequence ATGAATAAAGATAAACCAAATCATACCAGTGAACATTTGGCAAATGAAAGAACATTTCTTGCGTGGATGCGAACATCGATAGCATTGATGGGTTTCGGATTCATACTAGTTAAATTTTCCCTATTTCTTAAGCAGATACCTTTAGTTGCAGAAGCTAAAAACACAGTGCACGCTCAAAATGGACATTCCAGTCTTGTAGGGATTGTAATTGTCATTGTTGGAGCTATAGTTTTATTATTTTCATATATTAATTACTACAATAACAAAAAACGTATTAATAATAATACATTTTACGAGAACAACATTTTCTTGCTCATAGTCACCACTGTTTTATTTTTGCTGAGCATTTTTTTAATACATTACTTATTAAATAACATATAA
- a CDS encoding YeeE/YedE family protein — translation MIEVIKQPWPWYIAGPLIGLTVPALLILGNKSFGISSSLRHICAACIPANIIFFKYDWKKELWNLFFVFGILLGGVVASQFLMNPGELSINPNLKAELATYGITDYSNLVPAQLMNFASLLTIKGFITMVVGGFLVGFGTRYAGGCTSGHAIMGLANLQLPSLIATICFMAGGFLMANVILPIILSL, via the coding sequence ATGATAGAAGTTATAAAACAACCCTGGCCGTGGTATATTGCGGGTCCGTTAATAGGGCTTACAGTTCCGGCTTTGCTGATACTGGGTAACAAATCTTTTGGAATCAGTTCATCTTTAAGGCATATTTGCGCAGCGTGTATTCCAGCCAACATTATTTTTTTCAAATACGACTGGAAAAAAGAACTCTGGAATTTGTTTTTCGTTTTTGGGATTTTGCTCGGTGGAGTTGTCGCATCTCAATTCCTTATGAATCCTGGAGAATTATCGATTAATCCGAATCTGAAAGCCGAACTTGCAACCTACGGAATTACCGATTACAGCAATCTCGTTCCTGCTCAATTGATGAATTTTGCGAGTCTTTTAACGATAAAAGGTTTCATTACTATGGTTGTCGGTGGATTTTTGGTAGGTTTCGGAACCCGTTATGCAGGTGGTTGTACCAGTGGACACGCCATTATGGGATTGGCAAATTTGCAGTTACCATCACTTATTGCCACAATATGCTTTATGGCAGGAGGTTTTCTAATGGCGAACGTGATTTTGCCGATAATTCTTTCACTTTAA
- a CDS encoding sulfite exporter TauE/SafE family protein translates to MEIFGYIAAIFIGISLGLIGGGGSILTVPVLVYLFGIDAFVATEYSLFIVGISSVVGSFSYFKKGLVNIKTALVFGVPSIISIFLTRNFILPLIPDEVLTISTLVVTKDILLLLIFALLMILASYKMIQSRVAPQIESIHFNKNNNLLAAGQGSVVGVLTGLVGAGGGFMIIPALVNLLKTPMKVAIGTSLVIISLNSLIGFFTSMHNVPINWKLLATVSSISIVGIIIGAQLSKKIDGRKLKPAFGWFILIMGIYIIVRELLM, encoded by the coding sequence ATGGAAATTTTCGGATACATTGCCGCAATATTTATTGGTATTTCCTTAGGGCTGATAGGAGGAGGGGGAAGTATTCTTACTGTGCCTGTCTTAGTATATCTCTTTGGTATAGATGCCTTCGTAGCCACAGAATATTCACTTTTCATAGTTGGAATCAGCAGTGTGGTAGGTTCATTTTCCTACTTTAAGAAAGGGCTGGTTAATATAAAAACAGCTTTGGTTTTTGGTGTCCCGTCAATAATATCTATTTTTTTGACCAGAAATTTTATTTTGCCACTGATTCCTGATGAAGTTCTTACAATCAGTACTTTAGTGGTTACCAAAGATATCTTATTACTTCTGATTTTTGCATTATTAATGATTCTCGCATCGTACAAAATGATTCAAAGTAGAGTAGCGCCGCAGATAGAATCGATTCATTTTAATAAAAATAACAATCTTTTGGCAGCAGGGCAAGGGTCGGTTGTCGGGGTGCTTACTGGTTTGGTCGGTGCGGGTGGTGGCTTTATGATTATTCCTGCACTCGTCAATTTGCTCAAGACACCAATGAAGGTAGCCATCGGTACCTCGCTTGTCATCATTTCCCTGAATTCCCTTATCGGATTTTTCACTTCAATGCACAACGTCCCGATCAACTGGAAACTACTTGCAACGGTCTCATCCATTTCCATAGTGGGGATTATTATAGGAGCACAATTGTCAAAAAAAATAGACGGTAGAAAACTCAAACCTGCTTTCGGCTGGTTCATCTTAATAATGGGAATTTACATTATTGTAAGAGAGCTTTTAATGTAG
- a CDS encoding SDR family NAD(P)-dependent oxidoreductase has protein sequence MIILGSTSEVAQAFVEEALRQGEKFEKIYLITSNVETTERFARHIDVKFLQQAEVIELDLMKETDYSAFEQINSNLLFCAAGYLGEGTEEGLYDNKNTEKIIDINYAKLVPVLNYFVQKFESRRSGTIIGLSSVAGDRGRQSNFVYGSAKAAFTAYLSGLRNYLSDKKVHVLTVKPGFMATKMTEGLPLNPKLTASPKKAAKCIFNAYKKRKNIVYVLPVWGLIMLIIRIIPEFIFKKLKL, from the coding sequence ATGATTATTTTAGGAAGTACATCAGAAGTAGCACAGGCATTTGTAGAAGAAGCTCTGAGACAGGGAGAAAAATTTGAGAAAATTTATCTCATTACATCGAATGTAGAAACAACCGAAAGATTTGCGAGGCATATAGACGTTAAATTTCTTCAGCAAGCCGAAGTTATTGAATTGGATCTTATGAAAGAAACGGATTATAGTGCTTTTGAACAGATCAACTCCAATCTTTTGTTTTGCGCCGCAGGATATTTGGGCGAAGGAACCGAAGAAGGATTATACGATAATAAGAATACGGAAAAAATCATCGATATCAACTATGCAAAGCTGGTTCCTGTTCTTAATTATTTTGTGCAGAAATTTGAGAGCAGAAGATCAGGGACAATTATAGGACTCTCCTCAGTAGCAGGAGATCGCGGAAGGCAAAGTAATTTTGTTTACGGAAGTGCAAAAGCAGCATTTACAGCTTATCTTAGTGGTTTACGTAATTATCTTTCCGATAAAAAAGTTCATGTTCTTACTGTGAAACCGGGATTTATGGCAACAAAAATGACAGAAGGACTTCCTCTCAATCCCAAGCTTACGGCAAGCCCGAAAAAGGCCGCCAAGTGTATTTTTAATGCTTATAAGAAAAGAAAAAATATAGTATATGTTCTTCCGGTTTGGGGGTTAATCATGTTGATCATCAGGATTATTCCGGAATTTATATTTAAAAAGCTGAAGCTGTAA
- a CDS encoding Crp/Fnr family transcriptional regulator, giving the protein MEHTEFSSDVISSQELLDKLYQNGNIKTYREGEIILDENASIRSIPIVMKGLLKVIRTEEDGREILLYYIKAGESCIMSFLGGMHNEKSIVKAEVEEDSEILFLPVEKVSLFIKEYPEWLDYIFRLYHKRFEELLDIINAIAFKKVDERLLNLLTKKAEIANSNTIVVTHEQLANELGTVRVVVSRLLKQLEDSGKVKLGRNKIIFSDLN; this is encoded by the coding sequence ATGGAACATACTGAATTTTCTTCCGATGTCATTTCTTCACAGGAATTACTTGATAAGCTTTACCAAAATGGTAATATAAAAACCTACCGGGAAGGTGAAATCATTTTAGATGAAAATGCTTCGATCCGATCTATACCAATTGTAATGAAGGGATTGTTGAAAGTAATACGAACGGAAGAAGATGGAAGAGAAATATTATTATACTATATTAAAGCAGGTGAAAGCTGCATTATGTCTTTTCTTGGTGGAATGCATAATGAAAAGAGTATTGTAAAGGCAGAAGTTGAAGAAGATTCCGAGATACTTTTCTTACCTGTAGAAAAGGTTTCGCTCTTTATCAAAGAATATCCGGAATGGCTGGACTATATTTTCAGACTATATCACAAACGCTTTGAAGAATTACTGGATATTATTAATGCTATAGCTTTTAAAAAGGTAGATGAGCGACTACTAAATCTTCTTACTAAAAAAGCAGAAATAGCAAATTCAAATACTATAGTCGTTACTCACGAGCAGCTTGCGAATGAACTTGGAACAGTAAGAGTTGTTGTTTCCCGACTTCTAAAGCAATTGGAAGATTCTGGAAAAGTGAAATTGGGAAGAAACAAAATTATTTTTTCAGATCTGAACTAA
- the trxA gene encoding thioredoxin: MALEITDSSFQETVLKSDKPVLVDFWAVWCGPCRTLGPIIEEVATDFEGKAVVGKVDVDNNQEISMQYGIRNIPTVLIFKNGEVVDKLVGVAPKDVIAQKLSAHL; the protein is encoded by the coding sequence ATGGCTTTAGAAATTACAGACAGCTCATTTCAGGAAACGGTTTTAAAATCAGATAAGCCGGTATTGGTAGACTTTTGGGCAGTATGGTGCGGACCTTGCAGAACATTGGGACCAATTATTGAAGAGGTTGCAACAGACTTTGAAGGAAAAGCAGTAGTAGGAAAAGTAGATGTAGACAACAACCAGGAAATTTCCATGCAATATGGTATCAGAAATATTCCTACCGTTCTTATTTTCAAGAATGGTGAAGTTGTTGATAAATTAGTTGGAGTAGCTCCAAAAGATGTGATCGCTCAAAAATTAAGCGCACACTTATAA
- a CDS encoding cysteine desulfurase family protein yields the protein MNKIYLDNAATTPLAEEVIDAMVDTMKMNFGNPSSTHSFGQEAKILIENVRRQVADYLHVTPAEIIFTSCGTESNNMIIKSAVEHLGVQRIISSPMEHKCVSESILDMKNRKGVEVAYIRPNEKGDIELAKLEALLKSSDKKTLVSLMHANNEIGNLIDIKKVAELCKANNALFHSDTVQTMAHMQLDFSDIQVDFASCSAHKFHGPKGIGFAFIRKSSGLKGIITGGPQERSLRAGTENVAGIVGLGKAWELSLNHLEEYAAHMQKIKEYAVEKLKKAVPGIKFNGRSSEKETSLYTVLSALLPYKNPLIGLQLDMKGIAISQGSACSSGASKPSMVMMMVLSEDEMDHCTPLRISFSHLTTTNDIDALADALHEISKDFVIENTNVEHR from the coding sequence ATGAATAAAATATACTTAGATAACGCTGCCACAACGCCTCTTGCAGAAGAAGTTATCGATGCAATGGTAGATACCATGAAAATGAATTTCGGAAACCCGTCTTCAACGCATAGTTTCGGACAGGAAGCCAAGATTCTCATCGAAAACGTAAGAAGGCAGGTTGCAGATTATCTTCATGTTACGCCTGCCGAAATTATATTTACATCGTGCGGGACAGAATCCAATAACATGATCATCAAATCCGCTGTTGAGCATTTGGGAGTACAGAGAATTATAAGTTCTCCAATGGAACACAAATGTGTTTCCGAAAGTATTCTGGATATGAAAAACAGAAAAGGAGTAGAGGTAGCCTATATTCGTCCTAATGAAAAAGGAGATATTGAGCTTGCAAAACTGGAAGCATTGCTGAAGTCTTCGGATAAGAAAACACTGGTGAGCCTGATGCACGCCAACAATGAAATCGGAAACCTTATTGATATTAAGAAAGTAGCAGAGCTTTGTAAAGCCAATAATGCACTTTTCCATTCGGATACGGTACAGACAATGGCTCATATGCAGCTTGATTTTTCTGATATTCAGGTAGATTTTGCATCATGCAGTGCCCATAAATTTCATGGGCCAAAAGGGATAGGTTTTGCTTTTATCAGAAAATCCAGCGGACTAAAAGGAATCATTACCGGAGGTCCACAGGAAAGAAGTTTAAGAGCAGGTACTGAAAACGTAGCCGGAATTGTAGGGTTGGGAAAAGCATGGGAGCTCTCTCTAAATCATCTTGAAGAATATGCAGCTCATATGCAGAAAATTAAGGAGTATGCTGTAGAAAAGCTTAAAAAAGCTGTTCCCGGAATTAAGTTCAATGGAAGAAGTTCAGAAAAAGAAACCAGCCTTTATACAGTTTTAAGTGCTTTACTGCCCTATAAAAATCCTTTAATAGGTCTTCAGCTGGATATGAAAGGAATCGCAATCTCTCAGGGGAGTGCATGTTCTTCAGGAGCCTCAAAACCTTCCATGGTCATGATGATGGTTCTTTCTGAAGATGAAATGGATCACTGTACGCCTTTGCGCATTTCATTCAGTCATTTGACTACTACCAATGATATTGATGCCTTAGCTGATGCTTTACACGAAATTTCTAAAGATTTTGTTATAGAAAATACAAATGTTGAGCATAGATAA
- a CDS encoding FAD-binding oxidoreductase, which produces MKPDFIQKVTNWGNYPIVEKEMRSEDSFRKIKEFVLTHNEVIARGNGRCYGDASLGEHIFSTKKLNKFISFDRLNGIIECESGVLLSDILEIAVPQGYFLYVTPGTKFVSVGGAIASDVHGKNHHSEGCFSEYVIEFKLMIENGDIITCSREVNSEKFWATIGGMGLTGIILTAKFSLKNIQTAYIRQESIKADNLDEIFRLFEESESWTYSVAWIDCLQKGKNIGRSILMRGEHAFQHELPQKLKEQPLRLKEKFEPKVPFYFPGFVLNALTVKIFNYFYFKKQSKKEVKDFIDYETFFYPLDFVKDWNKIYGKSGFIQYQMMIPKEKGREGMRKILETIANSGNGSFLAVLKLYGKENPQAYNSFPFEGYSLALDFKVNAKLRKLIDRLDDIVEEYNGKIYRTKDSMSRSSLTNYLKNVESSKFVSLQHRRIINNS; this is translated from the coding sequence ATGAAGCCGGATTTTATACAGAAAGTTACCAATTGGGGAAATTATCCCATCGTAGAAAAGGAAATGCGGTCAGAAGACAGCTTCCGAAAAATAAAAGAGTTTGTACTTACCCATAACGAAGTCATCGCAAGGGGTAACGGAAGATGTTACGGAGATGCTTCACTTGGAGAACATATATTTTCAACCAAAAAACTTAATAAGTTCATCAGCTTTGATCGGTTAAATGGAATTATCGAATGCGAATCTGGAGTATTGCTTTCGGATATTCTTGAAATCGCCGTACCGCAGGGTTATTTCCTGTATGTAACTCCGGGAACGAAATTCGTATCGGTTGGTGGTGCTATTGCATCAGATGTCCATGGTAAAAATCATCATAGCGAAGGGTGCTTTTCAGAATACGTCATCGAGTTTAAATTAATGATTGAAAACGGAGATATTATTACCTGCTCAAGGGAGGTAAATTCGGAAAAGTTCTGGGCTACCATTGGAGGAATGGGGCTTACAGGAATAATTCTTACGGCAAAATTCAGCCTTAAAAATATTCAGACAGCATATATCCGTCAGGAAAGCATTAAAGCAGACAATCTGGATGAAATTTTCAGGCTTTTCGAAGAAAGTGAGAGCTGGACGTATAGTGTAGCATGGATTGACTGCCTTCAAAAAGGCAAGAATATTGGAAGAAGCATTTTAATGAGAGGAGAACACGCATTTCAGCATGAACTGCCTCAAAAATTGAAAGAGCAGCCTCTTAGACTCAAAGAAAAATTTGAACCCAAAGTTCCTTTTTATTTTCCCGGATTTGTTTTAAACGCTTTGACCGTAAAGATTTTTAATTATTTTTATTTTAAAAAACAGTCTAAAAAAGAAGTAAAAGATTTTATTGATTACGAAACATTCTTTTATCCACTTGATTTTGTAAAAGACTGGAATAAAATCTACGGTAAATCCGGATTTATCCAATACCAGATGATGATCCCGAAAGAAAAAGGAAGAGAAGGAATGAGAAAAATTCTTGAAACAATTGCCAATAGTGGTAATGGGTCATTTCTTGCGGTGTTAAAGCTTTACGGTAAAGAAAATCCCCAGGCGTACAATTCCTTTCCTTTTGAGGGATATTCTTTAGCATTAGATTTTAAGGTAAATGCAAAATTAAGAAAGCTTATTGACAGACTGGACGATATTGTGGAAGAGTACAATGGAAAGATTTATCGTACAAAAGACAGCATGAGCAGGTCATCGCTTACCAACTATCTTAAAAATGTAGAGAGCTCGAAATTTGTGTCATTACAGCACAGAAGAATCATAAATAATAGTTAG
- a CDS encoding site-specific integrase encodes MNKTFNLLFYVKKSKINSVGESPIYLRITIDGKITEISTKRTVKPTKWNSAMQKVSGSSEECRSLNYYLKTFEQKVYDTYHELIRDKEAVTSEAIKNKLVGRGRITRTLIPVFQDHNDRMEKLIDKEFAQGTLTRYKTCLKHTKDFLKWKYSITDIEIKKIDYAFLNDFEFFLRTERSCNNNSAVKYIKNFGKIIRICLANGWMERDPFMNYHSKFNEVTRMFLNEKEIEVLFAKDFKNERLSLVRDIFLFSCFTGLAYIDTQKLTYQNINLGLDGSQWIYTKRQKTKTTSNIPLLSQTEKIIEKYKNHPVCLNNGKLLPILSNQKMNAYLKEIADLCGINKELTYHIARHTFATTITLSNGVSIESVSKMLGHKSIKTTQHYAKILDKKVSEDMMELKQKFTNKEIVVIF; translated from the coding sequence ATGAACAAGACATTCAATTTACTTTTCTATGTGAAGAAATCGAAAATCAATTCTGTAGGAGAGTCTCCTATTTATTTGCGGATTACCATCGACGGCAAAATAACCGAAATAAGCACAAAGCGTACAGTAAAGCCGACGAAATGGAATTCTGCAATGCAGAAGGTTAGTGGCTCTTCGGAAGAATGCAGATCCCTTAATTATTATTTGAAAACATTTGAGCAAAAAGTTTACGATACCTATCACGAATTAATCAGAGATAAGGAAGCCGTAACTTCTGAGGCTATTAAGAATAAGTTAGTAGGTAGAGGTAGAATAACCCGAACACTCATTCCCGTTTTTCAGGATCATAATGATCGAATGGAGAAACTTATAGACAAAGAATTTGCCCAAGGAACGTTAACCCGTTATAAGACCTGTCTGAAACATACCAAAGATTTTTTGAAATGGAAATATAGTATTACCGACATTGAAATAAAAAAGATCGATTATGCTTTTCTAAACGATTTTGAATTTTTTTTAAGGACTGAAAGATCCTGTAATAATAATTCTGCAGTAAAATATATCAAGAATTTTGGTAAGATTATACGTATCTGTCTTGCAAATGGATGGATGGAAAGAGATCCTTTTATGAACTATCATTCTAAGTTTAATGAAGTGACAAGAATGTTCCTTAATGAAAAGGAGATAGAAGTACTTTTTGCCAAAGATTTTAAAAATGAGAGATTGTCTTTGGTAAGAGATATTTTTCTGTTCAGCTGTTTCACCGGACTAGCGTACATTGATACTCAAAAACTAACATATCAAAATATCAATTTGGGACTTGATGGCTCTCAATGGATTTATACAAAACGTCAGAAAACTAAAACTACTTCTAATATTCCCTTACTTTCTCAAACAGAGAAAATTATTGAAAAATACAAAAATCATCCAGTATGTCTTAATAATGGAAAGTTGCTGCCTATTCTGAGTAATCAAAAGATGAATGCATATCTTAAGGAGATTGCCGACCTGTGCGGAATTAACAAAGAATTGACCTATCATATTGCACGACATACCTTTGCAACAACGATAACTTTATCTAATGGGGTTTCCATTGAAAGTGTTAGTAAAATGCTAGGTCACAAGAGCATTAAGACAACACAGCATTATGCGAAAATACTTGATAAAAAAGTCAGTGAGGATATGATGGAATTGAAGCAAAAATTTACTAATAAGGAAATTGTTGTAATTTTTTAG
- a CDS encoding HAD-IB family hydrolase, translated as MKKLYCFDFDGTLTYKDTMFMYLRFYDPVKFRLQFLKHIPLFVLLKLKLADTERVKKSFIGSILKGQTQEKIEKKSRQFFEQHYPKIIRENALDFIKNIDRENTNSLLVTASLDIWAKPFSEAFQMQLVATKAEFENGVFTGNFIGKNCNGKEKLIRIKAEIISQKYDKIIAFGDTSGDRPMLQWANEGHYQFFH; from the coding sequence ATGAAAAAATTGTATTGTTTTGATTTCGACGGAACCCTCACGTACAAAGACACCATGTTTATGTACCTTCGGTTTTATGATCCCGTAAAATTCAGATTGCAGTTTTTAAAACATATTCCGCTTTTCGTTTTATTGAAACTAAAACTTGCTGATACCGAAAGGGTAAAAAAAAGCTTTATCGGTTCTATTCTTAAAGGCCAGACCCAGGAAAAAATAGAAAAAAAATCCAGACAGTTTTTTGAGCAGCATTACCCCAAAATAATACGTGAAAATGCATTGGATTTTATTAAGAATATTGACCGGGAAAATACAAATAGCCTCTTGGTGACTGCATCATTGGATATTTGGGCTAAACCTTTTTCAGAAGCTTTTCAGATGCAACTTGTAGCCACAAAAGCCGAATTTGAAAACGGAGTTTTTACAGGGAACTTTATAGGAAAAAACTGTAATGGAAAAGAAAAACTCATTCGTATAAAAGCGGAAATTATCAGCCAGAAATATGACAAAATCATTGCCTTTGGAGATACCTCGGGAGACAGGCCGATGCTTCAATGGGCAAATGAAGGACATTACCAATTTTTTCACTAA
- a CDS encoding NAD(P)/FAD-dependent oxidoreductase, with the protein MENHFQIIIIGAGTGGIMTAASLINTNESLNVLIIDPSEKHYYQPAWTLVGAGTYDFKDTARQTKDLIPNGVTWLKNKVTEIHPEQNKISADNGTSYSYEYLVVAPGLVNNLSLVEGLEEAVKTGIVCSNYIDPEFTWKSLQSFKGGNALFTLPTTPIKCGGAPQKIMYLAADYFRRKGISDKVKITFALPGGVIFGVKEVAETLMKVIYRYHIDLKTLHGLFKIDPVNKIAYFKNEDRIVEIPFNFLDLAPPQEAPRFIKNSVLANEAGWLDVDINSLQHNKFQNIFGVGDVAGLPTAKTGAAIRKQVPVVVSNLINMILGAKPDNKSYNGYSSCPLVTGYGKMVLAEFNYKNEFTPDPNLKKMLISDSSKEHWRLWILKKYILPYLYWNKMLKGKEV; encoded by the coding sequence ATGGAAAATCATTTTCAAATCATCATTATCGGAGCAGGAACAGGAGGAATTATGACTGCTGCTTCTCTCATAAATACCAATGAATCCCTCAATGTTCTCATCATAGACCCTTCCGAGAAACATTATTACCAACCAGCGTGGACTCTCGTAGGAGCTGGAACTTACGATTTTAAAGACACAGCAAGACAGACAAAAGATTTAATTCCCAATGGTGTAACCTGGCTTAAAAACAAGGTTACAGAAATTCATCCCGAACAAAACAAGATTTCTGCAGATAATGGCACGAGTTATTCTTACGAATATCTCGTGGTTGCACCTGGGCTGGTGAATAATCTTTCTCTGGTAGAAGGTTTAGAAGAGGCGGTGAAAACGGGTATTGTTTGCAGTAACTATATAGATCCCGAGTTTACGTGGAAATCTCTTCAGAGCTTTAAAGGAGGAAATGCGCTGTTCACTTTGCCTACAACGCCCATCAAATGTGGAGGCGCGCCGCAAAAGATAATGTATCTTGCCGCAGATTATTTTAGGAGAAAAGGTATTTCAGATAAGGTAAAAATTACTTTTGCGCTTCCCGGTGGTGTTATTTTTGGCGTAAAAGAAGTCGCTGAAACGTTGATGAAAGTCATTTACCGTTACCATATCGATTTAAAAACACTGCACGGACTTTTTAAGATTGACCCGGTGAATAAAATTGCCTATTTCAAAAACGAAGATCGTATTGTTGAGATTCCGTTTAATTTTCTTGATCTTGCGCCGCCACAGGAAGCTCCACGTTTTATTAAAAATTCAGTTTTAGCTAATGAGGCAGGCTGGCTTGATGTTGATATTAACAGTCTTCAGCACAATAAATTTCAAAATATTTTCGGAGTAGGAGATGTAGCCGGACTTCCAACTGCAAAAACTGGTGCTGCAATTCGAAAACAAGTTCCTGTAGTGGTTTCTAATCTCATCAATATGATTTTAGGTGCAAAACCAGATAACAAATCTTATAATGGATATTCTTCGTGCCCGCTTGTAACAGGTTACGGAAAAATGGTTTTGGCAGAATTTAACTATAAAAATGAGTTCACACCAGACCCGAATCTCAAAAAGATGCTCATTTCAGACAGTTCAAAAGAGCATTGGAGACTTTGGATTCTCAAGAAATATATTCTCCCGTATCTCTATTGGAACAAAATGCTGAAAGGAAAAGAAGTTTGA
- a CDS encoding DUF6691 family protein, with amino-acid sequence MATEKDIRHQDSVCTNESHLTHKWYYNLKYLLVGIVFGIVFVKAEIISWFRIQEMFRLQSFFMYGVIGSAVLTGMISVFIIKKFNIKTIYGERISITPKKFNKGQIYGGLIFGFGWAMTGACPGPLFAQIGTGALAVGVTLLSAIFGTWVYGYLRDKLPH; translated from the coding sequence ATGGCAACAGAAAAAGATATACGTCATCAGGACAGCGTTTGCACCAACGAAAGTCATCTTACTCACAAATGGTATTACAATCTTAAATACCTTTTGGTAGGAATTGTATTTGGGATTGTATTTGTAAAAGCAGAAATCATCAGCTGGTTCAGGATTCAGGAGATGTTCCGTTTGCAGTCGTTTTTTATGTACGGCGTAATCGGTAGTGCAGTTCTTACAGGAATGATTTCAGTGTTTATTATTAAGAAATTCAACATCAAAACAATTTACGGGGAAAGGATTTCAATTACACCGAAGAAATTTAACAAAGGACAAATCTATGGCGGGCTGATTTTTGGATTTGGCTGGGCAATGACGGGTGCCTGTCCGGGACCTCTTTTCGCACAGATTGGAACAGGTGCATTGGCTGTTGGAGTTACTTTGCTGAGTGCCATTTTTGGAACTTGGGTCTATGGATATTTGAGGGATAAATTGCCCCACTAA